The Gavia stellata isolate bGavSte3 unplaced genomic scaffold, bGavSte3.hap2 HAP2_SCAFFOLD_79, whole genome shotgun sequence genome includes the window agaaaaatcactaccaacttcagtagcgctaaggaggtatgctacacaccgtggacttctcctcctccacagacatttgcagggaataatgtgcagagcatagcccacgctgcttgtaactcacaaactcacgatgtggctctgtctctttcctcaagggtgcatcaaattttacttgaccaactaaagaggagaaaagaaaaacaagaatctaagttGGACTGCaattagacccaattcagctccaaaggctaacaaaaaagacaaatgccgtttaatgagtgcatcacagccccactgatggaaacttctgacacaggcacacccccaacttgtgcctgctggaaactaaggggcacagaaagtactcttccatcacaaaggcagcacgatcgccacttgccccacctagTCATTAGAAAGAtaaggaaaaccattcagcaaacagggCTGTCAAGTGCCCTCCTTagagcagcaatacagatgtagtttagataaaacacacagccattGTGGGAATTCCCTCTGGGACCTGTTCTTCGGGGAGATCActagcactaaagagccgtgaatgaagtttggagagagcttatcgcatcttccaggaaagctctttggcagacactcattaacactccttcccacaattttagcttcaggaaagacaactaaagcgccaaggattgctctgatttaattcaaacaaaagaatgactaCAGTTTcggggatggagtctgcttgtAATGGCCAGcaatcaaccacctcctttcctgatttctacaggactgtttcagttcaaactacaacaagagactaatttaaggcagaaaaatcttcctctgccattctgctacctagcacaatctggcatcactccgaatatccctgctgcagtggcgtatgaagcgataccagccagctctcagaagagctcaggttgcgtcctggtcagttaagatgaagcaatagtgagatttgctgaagtgctgacaaaaggggtattcaaatgttttacactaatgtttctttggcatagtcatctagaacctatatccgtaagtgaaacagcataggttttcttttcctctgtatcactaaaaatgtttctatatacgtcagctatgcagaatactagttgaaatatgtgaatatcaatgattattttaagaatatttaatgttgtcatagtacacatgcttacagtttatttcagagcgtgtcttttctcctctcccatttctacttctcgagtgaatcctatgaggcactaccagaggctagaGGTGAACAATAAAAGacttcaataccaaaatatattcacttgaaacccagtattgtgtacctggtttttagcaggtttctttagcataatagcaacacagacagacagaaatcaaacagaagctaaaaataaagattgcatgtatgtttttgtacatgaaagttagaattatttggagacatcttatctgtagagtgtcctcaccttcaagacaagggtttttaaaacactggatttgagcaagtaaagacaatgctggccagcatttatctttgctcagataacatttcctttttggcctctcagtttaacggtattgatagttggaaagtcttcactaacatacagttaagtatgaagacaggatgcagtaacagaatatgttttctcttgtttacaaaacacttcagtccCGCGCCGCTTATCACCTTACATAAGcgtgctatttttttcccagctgttaaagcagaaagtcagaaactttgtctttgacaaaaccgtaggtgaaatggagtttcagactcttccaagatagaaaatagaatctgcaagaaacacataccaaaccgcttgacaaaaacaactacaggatcattctcttcttctcataagaaagcaaattaggaactaaagaacaagttctacagaggtagaaaattatttttatgaatgcttgctttgcagacgaatggaaacataattccacaaagaaacagaaagcagaatgcacgacagaactcgggactggagaagcagtccacacatactgctgcaaaattgttgaaggacaaccacaaacaaaattttaaagtgttttcatctctttctctttgagcgtcTCTCCTccaaatataatgaattttgctaagggcctggacgtgtgacagagcagcacaaccaaaagtaaaagcaacccttgagcctgttcccagatcacaaaacattctgtgcctCAATGaaccataagcatttagttttgtcggcaaatgaaaacttaatctgatcCTGTAATTAAAACGTACTCCTACCTCAagatcatcgtcatcaaaatcacggtaagtgaaatgatcaggattattcattttatccaaaagttcaatagcaagacttggatttaatggctgggtaacaaaaaggatgctgaaagacagaaggaaaaacacagattaaaattccaaccgctcatattaagcacattttaattttagaacttaaaaaaaatcccatgcatAAATTTATACCcgtagtaacttttcagctgtcggtctttttttaggattttttcctaagtaccatttccacagaatgatggaaactattggacctgtaaaaggaagtggtaaatctgagaatcaattgcccagtgaaatacatgatcattatctactgaaacagaaaagtacttgccatttcattttgtcctttaattcaggaggctggcagttgcttttcatcattagcagaagcgctctaaaaaaaccaacagtatttctgtggtttacatggcagtacatatctgacatgaattttgaatacattgtttagttggcaggaagaagtccatccgtttaagaggtgctaccaggacaacatgacgcatttatgcaccaaaaggagttgtcacaatttctatcacgtacatccagaacacttacaacccaatactcttgcagtacccccaaacaccacaaccACATGCAGCCACTACTCCAAATGGATGATTTGggaagctgtacttacacaccgcgctttaacccTTTGCTAACCTCAcgggatgtaggtcaaacatcggaggctgaagctcagcaagctctatagcagttactccagctgcccacagatcacagaggtggttatagccaccttttcttcctactgcagcaacttctggcgccatcctaaagCGCAAACCACATTTTTAGATAAACTTctcgccacaaatcaaacattcttctgtatgcagtggtttactactctttttcctaaagctctcaatctataagctcacagcatatacacttccACATGTGGATATATACACAGGCGTGCTTGTCTGcgtgcacatgtgtgtgcaaaaagttacgtaatgtatacatgaagttctcctcaatcaccttctagtaactaacaggcagtttccaaaacagctatttagctGTTGTcagtggatgaaaccaatctgcctcaggctgttctgcaggcacacaacaaactacccctccacaaccaaagagcctaaggggtaattattcagctacagtaaaacccaaataatatccaCATTCACACACTGCCCCAGAAAGTGATCCGCTGACTTTGAAGAGAACAATTCTAACCAGAAAGAACTCACAAAACGTCAGCTGGGCTCGTCTCATTCCGGCTCGGCTGCTccgggctcggctcggcccggcgggactcggctaagctcgggtcgtttcggctcggctcggATGTtctcggctcggcccggcggggcgggtctgggccgggcccggtgccggtgccggagcccccgcccaggcgaaccggcccgggcgctgcccacgcaggagctctcctcgggcgggtcccgggacacccctgccgagctccgccgaacccccctcgctgggcggcagccggcgggaccgagagaccccggcgggcgcagggcagaggcgcggcggtcccggcccgcccctccccgcccctcccgggacagaggggtccgcagcggctgtcccggggctgctgccccacgcccacccgtgcggcggcaccgaagcgggtggaagaggcccccggctgccgaccccaaacgcgcccccccgcaggagctcccggagcgagggggccctggccggggacgcccggcgggctccagcACCCTTCCCTGGAACGAGTTCATTTAAGCCGGTCCTCTGAACCCGAGCGCGGAaggtttgctgcttttcctcagctgtggACGCAGGGCTTCGCAGTACGGACCATTCCTGTCCGGTAACACGTTGCCTGCTCCCCAGAGCCACCATCGCAGCCACTGGGTTAGACCTGCAGAAAGAGGTGCCTTTCCGAGGGGTGTTTTCTGAGCGTGCTCAACATAGACCCATCAGGAGCCCCACGGCCAAGACAAGGAATGATCTCTGGCGTTACAGGAAGCGATAAAAGGGTGACAACCTCTGGGCTCAAGAGAGCGATTGCAGCAGCAATTCCCATCACAGGCATCATAGAATAATGGATGCTGCCCACCCATGTCTAACTCGCATTAAGTCACCCTAATCCCCAAGACACTTCTCTTCCAAGGAACTGCAAATCAGttaaaaccatggaaaaaaaataacactgggTTAAAAAGATTTATActtaacacacacaaaaaacagaCAGAACCGAACAAAAGCCAATGCTGGATATACAGCtagaaagcacaaaacaaagcattaatGTGACAACTGAAGACTAAGCGCTGCTTCCACATTAAAAGGTTAGTCGTCATGCAACAAGCTACAATTATCACAAGCACATGGACACCCTCTcacagcagagctttgctgttGCCTGCACAACAGGGAACAAAGTTTTGGGAAGGTAGAAGGAGTTTCTATAGGAGACCTGAGTAAATGGAGAAGgatccaagaaataaaaatgctgctgccaaAATTAAGAATTGTTCTTCCGCTTCAAAGTAATAAATACTTCCAACATGCAAAAAATCCCTACTTCCACCAGTAACTGTAAGCCACAGTGCAGCTTGGAAATGAGTGTTGGCTGCCCAAGTGCTGAGGGCCGCTATCCTGAGGGGAAGCCCAAGTACACACTGCTGCAGAACAGTATCCTGGGGCGCAGGACAGCTCGATCCCATGAAGGGATACGCCGCAGGGGGAAGGAAACTTCAAGTCCCCCAGACAGTGCATCTCTAATGGGGGAGAACAGGAGAGAGATGTTCCCGCTGAATTACCAAGCTGCCTTAACCTGGGGCACTTACTAAATAACAGGACTTGTTGCCAGTGAAACATTACATTTTAGgaaccatttttcttctaccaGTTCAGAGTGTTCTCAACCACTCAGTAAAGTAGAAATCATATCCATAAAACACATTCTTCCAGTAGGAAACTTCTCCCCTCTAACCGCACACCAGGGAGGTGGGAAGACTTACACCCTCGCTGTGCTGATGCATTTGCTCCTAGCCTCTGCCATACGATCAAGTGAGAGGGCTAGGCCTCTTCTTCCAAGCTTCCTGAGGCCCTTCGTACCCAACACTTCCACTTTATTCTTAGCTGCTTTCAGAAACCTTAACGGCTTGGGCACAACAGCAAGTTCCTCTGAGCAAGCAGGGCTGTAGCAAGCTCTGGAGATATGCACTAAGctctttcttactgctgttaCCAGGGCCCAGCTGATGCAGAGCAGCTCAACCCAGGTACTGTTCTTCTACCAGTTCTTTCATCTTCCCCCACTTTCAAGCATccagggggaagggggggggaagaataaaaaagagggtAAATTGGTGTGAGAACCAAGCAGACAgtacaactgctgctgctgtcaatAGGATCTCACTTCACAGGTATGCAGCCCACGTCTCCACAGCCCACCCCTGGCAGTTTCTTCTCAGATGAGCTGAAACACcactgctgcattttatttgcataagcACAATTACCTGTGTTTACGCTGACACACGCTGAGTGTTCAGTGTTCATGGGCATCacttcagtgctgctgtatCCCTCTTACTTAGTATTTTAATTAGGCTTTAATGGATTCTAGTGGAAgccaaatgcttttgttccacAATTGTTTTCCCCTATTAGGCAGCTCGCAAACCAAACGGGACTGCGTTTCAGCTACTAATGAAAACATCACATTCAAGCTAGGCAGCGATCAATATAGGAAGCAGGAACAGGCTCTTTGTTCTGCCACACAAAGACTCCACAGCCTGCCTTCCAGGTAGTACCTCACCGCTAGGTAAAGCGGAGCATTAAGTAAACTGAAAGAGGGCTCCCCTATAGCTTGAAAAgagccccccaaaccccccaaaagTCAAAAAACACCTGAAACTTCTGCTCCTGTGGCCCaattgttaaataaaatggCTTTGGGGCATGCATGAGGCACAGTTTTCCAATTGCACAttgtttctctcttccattAAGCAGTTTCCTAACCAAGCAGAAGGGCAACgcatcctctttttttaagcacCAGCTGCAGGAGTCTGTATAAAACCAGCTAAAGTTCTCCGGCTTTTGCTTGTAGGCAGCCAAGATGGGTGCCCCTACCAGCACCTTCTGGCCCTATCCTTCCCTGGCAATGCAGAGCTTCTGAGCTACCTGCTGCtctaaagacaaaaaaaaagcactgggtCTACCAGAATCACAAAGAAGAGGTATTTTATGTGCATATGTTTGCAGCAGGATGATTTGGGAATCTGAATACATCTGCCCTCTGAGACAGACTGCTGACATTTCAAACAGcaagctacaaaaaaaaaaaaagcccacagatTGCTTCATCAGTTCAACTTGACTTGGCAAGTTTCATTTAAAGAGGAGACAACTTTACTTTAGAAGCACCTCCAGCAGTCAGATTTTCAACTGCATGCTGTAACAACGGGAGACGGTACAGGGTACATcaacaaataaaacagtaacGCAGAGATTAAGACCCTCTGAAACAACACATGGATATGGAGCATGTTCTCCAGAATCCAACATAGTACCTGGGGGAGACGCAGGGTCCTCTGCTTTGTTACCCTGTCCCTAACACCTCACCTTCCCTTTAGCTGTagcctctcttgctctttgctttgtggGTAAACAAGTTATAGCACATCAGATTTAGTTTGTTATTTATCCCTTACAACAGGTTTAAGTGTGCATTGGGGTGTGCACTGGGATATTCTTCCTTAAGGAAATCAAATTGGAACTGTGAGAAAACCCCCTTGTCTGAAACCCAAATCAGCAGAACTTGACTTTACCGACTGAAGCagtagcacagaaaaaaaattctttgtccATAATTGAAAAAAGGCTAAAACCAGGGGAATCAAACACCACCAGATGAATATTGCTATGAAGAGGGCCACTGTGCCAGTGTGAAGAGGGTGTAAGACCTCCACCTCAAGAGCTGTCCTTGAAAGCTGAtggaactgcagaaaaaacagtgaatcTCTGctcaaagactatttttttcctccatttttaatttcacttaagTAGAATTTAGTAGCCAGAAGAGACGGCTGGTGTATGAGGTTTAACCACCCCTGTCCTTCAAGAGCTACAGTCTGGTTCTCTGTCCTTGTTCACAGAAGATTGGAGACAAATTAGCCACTATCTTTTCTTGAGATTAACAATACCCCAATAGATCATTTGAAATGTGCTTTCCTTCATACACTGTCAGCTCTTTAAGTGCATTCAGACCAATGCTCTGGGCCTTCTAGCTGGCCATCTCACAAACTCCAATTAAACTGGGCAAAAAGATGTGAAAATCTCCTGGCAAACCTACAGCCGAGACATTCATCACGACAAGTAATTCTGGATGGCCAAATGCATCCATTTTGGAGGAACCCTGTTGGTAGAGAACAAATGCTTGTGCTCTCAAACATGTGGGCTCCTTTCTGTACTCTCTGTGTGAGCATCCAAGATCTGAGACCCATTGAAAAAtcctagtgattttttttttcatctgctcaaaaaaaatctcatccatCTATTTACCTAGGGCATAGGGGAGATGTTACCATTTGGCAGGCTGCTCAGACATGTTTGCTGACCCTGCTAACTTCACAGCAATCAAAACCCAGGGATCTTTTCAGTATCAGGTGATAACCAAGAACTGTGGACCAAACCTGAAGCACCTGCAACCCGAGTTCCCCATGGCTCAACTACAGATCCCCATCTGGCATCTTTCCAGTAGAGTGCTACTGaaccacacaaaaataatttttacctaTTGTAATCATGTTGTTGGGCaggagagactgctcaggagttGAACACAAATGACTGCCATCATGCTTAGGAGCaatttaaaacactgattttctgCCACCTGCAGCATAGCTAGTTCTCCTCAGCAGGAGGATATTGTCCTCTACAGGCCTCCCAACACTGAGGGCAAATTCTTAGGCACATAACTACCTGTCAAACTCCAGAGGAAAGCCAAGTGTGGGGTAAGACATACCCTTGTCAGGTGGTGCTCTGCTGACAGGGCAAAATCCACTGAAAGTCGCAGACTATCTGCATTCACCAACTGCAACTCCCACATCAGCTTTCAGGAACAGCTCCAGGACACAGCAGCAATGGCACAGATTGATTTTAAAAGACCAGAGGGGTTATCTCTGGATGTcacagccttccccagccagcccccctTCTCCAAATATCCCAGGCACACCCTCTGCTTTAGCAAGAAGAGACCCAGCAAAGCCTCTCCACACACAGAAGTGAAGAGAGCGAGCACCAGGGCCAGCACACGCACACATAGACGCACATTACCTGGGATGAGGACTGCATTCACATCaggattataaaaataaacacagcacaaTTAAAATgggcatttcttttcctccctttccccatcccatccATTCCCAGTCCCTAGCCACATTTCTTATTAAGTTTTTGAACCCAATaagagtattttgaaaacacaggaaaaaatattaggGTGGGAGAGTATTGGCCAGGTAAACCCACAGAAATATGAACTTTTCTGACTTTGATCACTATTGCAGAGGGTGCTGTGACACACAGCGGGACAATATcgctgtgctgctgtgggaggTATGTGCTAGCTTTTGCTGGCCCTCCTGGCTGTGCTCCCACTAGATGGCACGTTTCAGAGATGGGAATTCCAGCTCTGCGCTCAGGTACACCGGAGTGAGCGGCCTCGccagctgcagaaaatgcagcaaaactcCATTATGAGGAGAGGTGGAGTAAGCCACCAACCACATTCCTAGTTCCTCCAAAGACAAGCCAAGGCAAAAGCTTAACAGCCCTTCCAAAATTGAGACAACTTTGGATCTCATGTCAGTAGGCATCTACCTAGTCCCCATCTCAAGTCCTGATGAGTTCTTGGTTTCCTAGCATAGTAATAATTTATTCATAACGATTATTCATAATTTATTCATAATGATTATTAAAGTGATGTGTTTTATCAGATCacagttttctattttgctgTGGCACAGTCTGTATTCCATATTCCAAGGCTGAGGACAGGTGCTCTCAGATCATATCCTTTTATAGCCCTTTTataacagagacagaaaatgtctGTAGCCTCAATGCTGAATCCAGGGCAGAGAAGAGGCGCTTATCTCCAAAGTCTCACCCCTGCTTCTGTCCTAAGCGCACATTTTAGACACACAGGCTACCTCAGCAGTGAGAAGGCCTACAGATAGGTGTTTGATAGCCAGGCAAGAGGATACACAGTACACcaatcccccccaccccttcaaGAACTCACCTGGTCTCTTGATTGGCTTTTTGGTGGGGGTGTCCTTCCTTTTGTTCTGAATGGCAGGGGAACATGGCACTCCAGTGGAGGAGCTGTTCTTACGGAAATGGTCTTTCAGCCCCTTGATGGAGCGGTCAAGCTGGACAGAGCGGATTTGGAAGTAAACAGTCATAAAATCTAGGGAGACAAGGTAGAAACAAGATTATAGGCAAACAGGGAACACTATACGATAAAACAAACCTTTCCTGAAACACTCTGTGCCCCTAAGGAGCCCTAGTAGCATTGATGTGGGACCCAAGGTGTTTTTCCCTCCCAGAGCCTCtcctattttcttcaaaaactactacttcttcttccttcccccacagtATTCATTCCAGCCCTCCCACCACACACAACAAGTCTGTGCATCAAGAGCACATCAGTTGTGGAACTGATGGGAGACATTTGTGCAAGACATTGTCAATTCAAGTGCTCAGTTTCTAACATGAGAGACTTTACACACTTCTCAGGATTCAGGGCATTCAGGAACTAAATGAGGCGTTCATCATTTGAAAGCAGAATACAAACTGATAACAAAATACGCTATATATGCTTGAGTCGCCTTTGATCATGGAAAAGTTCttaagaagcttttaaaagatgtttgtcATACTTGGTAAGCACAGTAATCCCCACTCAGAAGCAAATCATTGAGGTGGGGGGTGATTCTAGTAGCTATATGTATGTGAAAGTACAGGTTTCCTGTAACAAGTCCACAAAATTGTTCACTcccaaagaaaaagttaataaagGAGTATAAAGCTGTAGGCAGATTTTGatgctgcagaacaggaaagaagagacatGTACTGACTGAAGAAagtcttctgtgctgcttcccCCCCCGACCTTGGTCACATTTACTACAAGAAGTTCTGTTCATAAATAGTTCCCAAATGGGAATGAGTGACCAGTGTCTCACACATTTATAACACTTATAATGATGGAGCACTAGATAGTTGCAGCTCCATCAGAAGGCATCACAGATGCAAGTTAAATGGATTTCTGCTATAGGACAGGCTATGCATTAAGACAATTTATGCTTTATTTACACAGCTCGCTCTCTCATCGTATTCACCAGATCATTCTGTTCAACTGACAAACCATCACTCACtacaaatgctgtaaaaaaaaaaaaaaggaggatctTAAGAAGGTGATTGAAAGGAGACTGAACTACTCACCTAAAAGGTGCCACTAAGGCAGTCACTAGTTTTGCTAGCGTTGCTACCTACCAACGGCAGTGTGAGTCATGGTTTGTtagccacagcagcacctgagCAGAGGCTTCAAGGCTGAAGGTGTGTGATCTACAATCAAAGCTGTACAGTGCTACACACAACCCTCAACACCCTACTTTTGGTCTCAGCCACCTGCGGTAAGTAGTTGGAGAGCACTCACCTGATACAGAACTACAAGGGAACAACACACAGCACTACCAACCTTGATTCCTGCCGTTTTCCACCAGCCAGCCAGAAATGCGGATGATATCGTGCAGGACACTCTCCGGGAGGTGCTCCAGAGACATCTCCTCCTGCATCTCCGTTTCATCATCCCCGCTGATCAGGTCCAGGATGAGGATAGGTGGGACCGGCTTGGTGTGTCGTGTCATCAAGCTGCGGAACTCTGACTCCAGGGACTCCTTGCCCCTCTCAAAGAGGGATTTCTGGcacaaaacagcagaaggacagaagcagcacagggcttCTGTAATCAGTCACTCACAAGTATTTCTGTATAAGAACGTACTTTCTGCAGCGTTTCTAACCACATGCTTCAAACTCCAACACCTGTAACTAAgaaacttttaaagcaaattaaataaaaaaaggcttGGGAGTTGCTCAGTTTTCAAGTGGGATTTAAACAGATCTCCCATTCCGTTCAAGCAGTTGAAGGACTGACAAGAGCTGCTCAGGAAGAGGTTCAATCAACTCCACCACACGTGCAAGATACACTTTCAGAAGTCCTATGGCACAATGCGTAGAGAAAGCAAAACGCCACAAGCAGAAACGCTGCTGAGTGCAGACTTAAACAGAAGCCAAAACAATTGTTTCTTTAGCTGTGCCCAAACACCTTCTTTACAAGGCAGCAAGCAAGAGGGCAAGCAGCAGGGCTACATCTGTCCCTCTTACCCATGCCAGGTTCCAGGCCCATGACCTACCACGCGGTTCAGCTCTGGGCTGTCTGGATTGTTGTCCTGGAAGTATTCCACCGCCTTCTGGATTTTGTCCATGCCATTCAAGTactcctccagcctcccagtGGGGctgcaaataaaaccaaaaagaaacagaagaagcaaagaaagaaggtatCAAGAAAGCACCAGACCAAACTCAGgataaaaataacaaggaacatttaaattcccttttcttCAACTAGGAGGAGGTCATGGGATTCCCTTTTGCCTCCACTCAATAGCACCGCAGAATACCCAATCCATGCAGCAAGTGCAGAAGTACTGATGATGGAGCAGCACACAACTCTCAGCCTTGCCATCCTTTCCCAGTCAGGCCCTGATGGGAAGGTAGAGGAAGTTGCACATCCCACCCCAGAGAAGGGCCATCACAGCACCTTCCCAGAGACTGAAAGCAGGCTCCAGAACAGTTCTGATTCATCCTGGATGCAGCGACAACATCAACAGGGCAGGAAGAACCTTTGGGAAAAGggtggaggaaagaagagaagccACCAATGCTCATGAGATTCATATGGCAGCATGTCTGCAAATCCTGGAAGAGACACCAGGGTCTGAGCAGACTTTGCCCTCTGGGGATTGCTGAAGGTCAGGTCAGGCAGCTTCATTGTGGACTGACAGTGGGAAAAGAGTGTGGGAAGGGTACAAGGAACATTATGATGAGTGTGTGGAGTCAGGTCCCCTACCAAAAGTTCAATAGGATGAAGCACCCCAGTAAGATCTAGCTGCTCAACTCACCCTTCCTTTATGATCTTCTCTGTGTCCTTAGCCACATGGTAGTAACTGATGACGTGATCCAAGCAG containing:
- the LOC132320917 gene encoding exocyst complex component 7-like produces the protein MIPAEEVSARRRAIEGKLKQEEETLSFIKESLEKSDQLTKNMVSILSSFESRLMKLENSIIPVHKQTENLQRLQENVEKTLSCLDHVISYYHVAKDTEKIIKEGPTGRLEEYLNGMDKIQKAVEYFQDNNPDSPELNRVKSLFERGKESLESEFRSLMTRHTKPVPPILILDLISGDDETEMQEEMSLEHLPESVLHDIIRISGWLVENGRNQDFMTVYFQIRSVQLDRSIKGLKDHFRKNSSSTGVPCSPAIQNKRKDTPTKKPIKRPVLIPGNVRLCVRVLALVLALFTSVCGEALLGLFLLKQR